A genomic segment from Mucilaginibacter terrenus encodes:
- a CDS encoding peptidoglycan DD-metalloendopeptidase family protein, which produces MNATDKLAAALGKYQGSIGRVVDFNSATDKLLPLDLTAANSELTAELLADTKAFGRWIDQKLAAAEARYAIGGYMEHRTIYSRSAHFNTADEPRRLHLGIDIWGNAGTPVYAPIDGVVHSFADNNNFGDYGPTIILQHNVNGLTLFSLYGHLSRKSLEGPYEGKAVKADEQIATLGADDENGQWPPHLHFQLMLDNGGMRGDYPGVGKYSQKEMYVQNIPDPRLLLRFIK; this is translated from the coding sequence ATGAATGCTACTGATAAGTTAGCTGCCGCGCTGGGAAAATACCAGGGTAGCATTGGCCGCGTTGTAGATTTTAATAGTGCTACAGATAAACTGTTGCCGTTGGACCTTACGGCTGCAAACAGCGAGCTGACGGCGGAGTTACTGGCAGATACAAAAGCTTTCGGGCGTTGGATAGATCAGAAGCTTGCCGCTGCCGAAGCGCGCTACGCTATTGGCGGGTACATGGAGCACCGCACCATTTACAGCCGAAGCGCACATTTCAACACAGCTGATGAGCCGCGCCGGTTACATTTAGGGATAGATATTTGGGGCAATGCCGGCACACCGGTTTATGCACCAATAGATGGCGTTGTACACTCCTTTGCAGACAATAACAACTTTGGCGACTACGGCCCTACCATTATTTTACAGCATAACGTAAATGGGCTTACACTGTTTAGCTTGTATGGCCACCTAAGCAGAAAAAGCCTGGAAGGGCCTTACGAAGGCAAGGCGGTTAAGGCAGATGAACAGATTGCCACCTTAGGTGCCGACGACGAGAATGGCCAATGGCCGCCGCACTTACATTTTCAGCTGATGCTTGATAATGGCGGTATGCGGGGAGATTACCCAGGGGTGGGCAAGTACTCGCAAAAGGAAATGTATGTGCAGAACATTCCCGATCCGCGCTTGTTGTTGAGGTTCATAAAATAG
- a CDS encoding DUF4153 domain-containing protein, with translation MKFPSIKSLAQSALATIKRFPLEIVFALAGTIACTVKIESDTYYGPLYNWCTRLMMMANLGVLLCLSATLYIQSRQMSSVQKLALRFGAVAVSILLLFALDPFGSSSNVIRFFIFSLAFHLLVAFAAYTGRGHIQGFWQFNKTLFLRFLTSALYSGVLFLGIAAAIGSVHFLFNIETTGKIFEEVFTWIAGIFNTLFFLSGIPEDTKALDADESYPKGLKVFTQYVLIPLATLYVAILLAYEVKIIALWMLPKGLVSSLILGYAVFGILSILLVYPVREKAENTWLKTYAKSFYFLLIPLLSLLFTAAGARIFTYGITEMRYFLLALGVWLVGVTAYFLISKKQNIKLIPISLCILALLATYGPQSAFSVSKYSQRERMVRLFEKNKLVKDNVLMPFDSTRANKDDGEKAAAILSYLVEKHDLTSLQPYFKEPLSIITDSLEKTTQKDSHDYLSRYELRSKKTVWALKRLGLKKYAGYYPYVTDTAEKEERYEFTIESRNTVFTKGYDLAIMHDYYTVDTTVHVVNDVSIRQVLEKEDVFSLKLNSDLVQFDMRKLLAQTLPQAIRAAKSKERLDPQIIPDNLLTFKSTSANYEVTFKISFVSFSKQGNDIDVSNLDGVYLVKKRP, from the coding sequence ATGAAATTCCCCTCAATAAAAAGTCTTGCCCAAAGTGCACTAGCAACAATTAAACGTTTCCCGCTCGAAATTGTGTTTGCACTTGCAGGGACCATTGCCTGTACTGTTAAAATAGAGTCTGATACTTACTACGGCCCTCTTTACAATTGGTGCACCCGCCTTATGATGATGGCTAATTTAGGCGTGCTGCTCTGCCTCTCGGCTACCCTGTATATTCAAAGCAGGCAAATGTCATCTGTGCAAAAATTAGCCCTGCGGTTTGGGGCAGTAGCCGTAAGCATCCTCCTCCTTTTTGCACTCGATCCATTTGGCAGTTCATCAAACGTCATCCGGTTCTTTATCTTCAGCCTTGCCTTTCATTTGCTGGTTGCTTTTGCCGCTTACACCGGACGGGGACACATCCAGGGTTTCTGGCAGTTCAACAAAACTTTGTTCCTGCGGTTTTTAACCAGCGCATTATATAGCGGGGTGTTGTTTTTAGGCATAGCTGCAGCTATTGGCTCTGTGCACTTCTTGTTCAATATAGAAACTACGGGCAAAATATTCGAAGAAGTATTTACCTGGATAGCAGGGATATTTAACACCTTGTTCTTTCTTTCCGGCATACCAGAAGATACCAAAGCGCTTGATGCTGATGAAAGTTATCCTAAAGGCCTTAAGGTATTTACCCAGTACGTGCTCATTCCCTTGGCAACCTTATACGTTGCCATACTGTTAGCCTATGAAGTAAAGATTATCGCTTTGTGGATGCTGCCGAAAGGTTTGGTATCCAGCCTGATACTCGGATATGCGGTATTTGGCATCTTGTCCATCCTCCTTGTTTACCCCGTACGGGAAAAAGCAGAGAATACATGGCTTAAGACTTATGCAAAGAGCTTCTACTTTTTACTAATTCCCTTGTTGTCATTACTTTTTACCGCCGCGGGTGCGCGCATATTTACATACGGTATTACAGAGATGCGCTACTTTTTGCTCGCTTTAGGTGTGTGGCTCGTGGGGGTAACCGCTTACTTCCTGATCAGTAAAAAGCAAAATATCAAACTAATACCTATAAGCCTGTGCATATTAGCTTTACTAGCTACCTATGGGCCACAAAGCGCCTTTTCAGTTTCGAAATATTCGCAACGGGAAAGAATGGTCAGGTTATTTGAAAAAAACAAATTGGTGAAAGATAATGTGCTTATGCCGTTTGATAGTACACGGGCAAATAAGGATGATGGTGAAAAAGCCGCCGCAATATTATCTTACCTTGTAGAGAAGCACGACCTTACCTCGCTACAGCCTTATTTTAAGGAACCGTTAAGCATCATAACCGACTCCTTGGAAAAAACAACACAGAAAGACAGTCACGACTACCTGAGCAGATATGAACTGCGCTCAAAAAAAACCGTTTGGGCATTAAAGCGGCTTGGCCTGAAAAAGTACGCGGGGTATTATCCTTATGTGACAGATACTGCAGAGAAAGAGGAAAGGTATGAATTTACCATAGAAAGCCGGAATACTGTTTTTACAAAAGGGTACGATTTGGCAATTATGCATGATTATTATACCGTTGATACTACGGTACATGTGGTTAATGATGTAAGCATAAGACAAGTACTAGAAAAGGAAGACGTTTTTTCATTAAAGCTCAACTCGGACCTTGTGCAGTTTGATATGCGGAAGCTATTGGCACAAACATTACCACAGGCTATAAGAGCAGCAAAAAGTAAGGAAAGGTTAGACCCACAAATTATACCTGATAATTTATTAACCTTTAAAAGCACATCGGCAAATTACGAAGTGACATTCAAGATCAGCTTTGTGAGTTTTAGCAAGCAGGGCAACGATATTGATGTAAGTAACCTGGACGGAGTATACCTTGTAAAAAAGAGGCCCTAA
- a CDS encoding pyruvate dehydrogenase complex E1 component subunit beta has product MREIQFREALREAMTEEMRKDENIYLMGEEVAEYNGAYKVSQGMLDEFGAKRVIDTPISELGFAGIGIGSAMNGLRPIIEFMTFNFSLVAIDQIINGAAKMMSMSGGQFSVPIVFRGPTGNAGMLSSQHSQCFENWYANCPGLKVVVPSNPYDAKGLLKSAIIDPDPVIFMESEVMYGDKGEVPEETYYIEIGKAKVTKEGTDVTLVGFGKIMKVVNAAAAELEKEGIHAEVIDLRSVRPIDYPTIIESVKKTNRLVIVEESWPLGSIATEVAFKVQKDAFDYLDAPILRIMGGDVPLPYAPTLIQEYLPNPERVIKAVKEVMYVNK; this is encoded by the coding sequence ATGAGAGAGATACAATTCAGAGAAGCCCTGCGTGAAGCCATGACGGAAGAAATGCGCAAGGACGAAAATATATACCTGATGGGCGAAGAGGTTGCCGAATATAACGGCGCTTACAAAGTAAGCCAGGGTATGCTCGACGAATTTGGCGCTAAGCGCGTAATAGATACACCTATCTCTGAGTTGGGTTTTGCCGGTATTGGTATTGGTTCGGCTATGAACGGCCTGCGCCCGATCATCGAGTTCATGACCTTTAACTTCTCGCTGGTAGCTATCGACCAGATCATCAACGGCGCAGCCAAAATGATGTCTATGAGCGGTGGCCAGTTCTCTGTACCAATTGTTTTCCGCGGGCCGACAGGTAATGCAGGTATGTTGAGCTCTCAGCACAGCCAGTGCTTCGAGAACTGGTACGCAAACTGCCCTGGCCTGAAAGTGGTTGTTCCATCTAACCCATACGATGCTAAAGGCTTATTAAAATCAGCCATTATCGATCCTGATCCGGTTATCTTCATGGAGTCGGAAGTTATGTACGGCGATAAAGGTGAAGTACCTGAAGAGACTTATTATATTGAGATAGGTAAAGCAAAGGTTACTAAAGAAGGTACTGATGTTACCCTTGTCGGTTTCGGTAAGATCATGAAAGTGGTTAACGCTGCAGCTGCCGAGCTTGAAAAAGAAGGCATTCACGCTGAAGTGATTGACCTGCGTTCTGTTCGTCCTATCGACTACCCGACCATTATAGAATCGGTAAAGAAAACTAACCGCCTGGTGATCGTAGAAGAAAGCTGGCCATTAGGTTCAATAGCTACTGAAGTTGCCTTTAAGGTACAAAAAGATGCGTTTGATTACCTTGATGCACCTATCCTGCGCATTATGGGTGGAGACGTTCCCCTTCCTTACGCACCAACCCTGATACAGGAATATCTTCCAAACCCGGAGCGTGTAATTAAAGCAGTAAAAGAAGTAATGTACGTTAACAAGTAA